DNA from Natronospira bacteriovora:
AGAACCTTGTTCTTGGACGCCTCGGGCTTGTCGAAATTGATCTCCTGCACCTTGAGCAGGGCGAAGTAGCGCTCGCTCTCCTTGGGCGGACGAATCCGGCCGGCAATGGTGTCGCCGGTGCGCAGATTGAAGCGCCGTATCTGGCTGGGGGAGACATAAATGTCATCGGGGCCGGCCATGTAGGAGCTGTCGGCGGAGCGCAGGAAGCCGAAGCCGTCCTGCAGGATCTCCAGCACCCCATCGCCGTAGATCTCTTCCCCGTTCTTGGCGTGCGCCTTGAGGATGGCAAAGATCACATCCTGCTTGCGGCTGCGCGCCATCCCCTCCAGGCCCATTTTCTGGGCGATGTCGATCAGTTCCTGGGCGGTTTTCTGTTTCAGTTCTGTCAGGTTCATTTTTTGTCTTCGGATTGGGAAACGGGTCACGGGAAGCGCCGGTGCCCCGGCGCGTGACCCCATTTCACTTACAGGTTGGTGTCAATGAAAGCGGTGAGCTGCGACTTGGACATGGCACCCACTTTCTGGGCTTCCACGCTGCCGTTCTTGAACAGCATCAGGGTGGGAATGCCACGAATGCCGTACTTCGGCGGCGTCTTCGGGTTTTCGTCGATGTTGAGCTTGACGATCTTGAGCTTGCCGCTGTATTCGCCGGCCAGCTCGTCCAGCACGGGGGCGATCATCTTGCAGGGCCCGCACCACTCGGCCCAGTAGTCCACCAGTACCGGCAGGTCGGATTCCAGGACGTCGTCCTGAAAACTGTCGTCGGATGTATACACGATGTCATTACTCACGATATTTTGCCTCCAGTCAATCGCAGGGATAAGGAATTCGGGATTCGCTGATGCGGACACGCACGGATGCAGACTGTATGGATTTGATCTGACTCAGATGGATTTGAACAAACCGGAGCAGCCGCCGAGACCGGAATCATTCCGGATTGCGCGCATGACGCGGTTTTCTGGCGCATGTGACGCGCTTCGCGACATGAGGCACAATAATGGCGCCCGATGGCAACCGCCGGGCTTCCGCAAGAACTTGGGTGTGCTGAAATACTCGCGGGACGCGAGCTTTCGCTGAGTATATGACCCTATTGGAGCCCATTCGCGGAAAGATTTCAAGCCTTTCGACCCGCTGGCCGCGCAAAGCGCCGCGGGCCATCTCAACTGCTGGATAGCGCAAATACATGGAAACACATCTGAGCGACACCCGATTCGACAGTCTGGAACTGGCCGAACCCCTGCGCCAGGCCCTCAACGAGGCCGGCTACACCCACTGCACCCCCATCCAGGAAAAGACCCTGCCCCTGGCCCTGCAGGGCCGCGACGTGGCCGGCCAGGCCCAGACCGGCACCGGCAAGACCGCCGCCTTCCTGCTGGCCCTGTTCCATCGCCTGCTGACCCGGCCGGCCGCGGAGGATCGCCGCCCCAACCAGCCCCGCGCCCTGGTACTGGCCCCCACCCGCGAGCTGGCGGTGCAGATCCACAAGGACGCCGAGCAGCTGGGCAAGCACACCGGCCTGAAACTGGGCCTGGTCTACGGTGGCGCCGGCTACGAGCAGCAGCGCCAGCAACTGGAAGACGGCGTGGACGTGCTCATCGGCACTCCCGGGCGCCTGATCGACTACTTCAAGCAGCGCGTGTTCGACCTGCGCGCCGCCCAGGTGGCGGTGCTGGACGAAGCCGACCGCATGTTCGACATGGGCTTCATCAAGGACATCCGCTTCATCCTGCGCAAGCTGCCCCACCCGGAAAAGCGCCTCAACATGCTGTTCTCCGCCACCCTCTCCTACCGGGTGATGGAGCTGGCCTACGAACACATGAACAACCCGGAATCGGTCAAGGTGGATGCCGATCAGGTGACCGCCGACCGGGTGCGCCAGATGGTCTACATGCCGGCCTCGGAAGAGAAGGTGCGCCTGCTGGTGGGCCTGCTGCGGCGGATCGACCCCAGCCGCACCATGATCTTCGTGAACATGAAGCGCACCGCCGAGGAGCTGGTGGCCTGGCTCAAGGGCAATGACTACCAGGCCGAGGTGCTGTCCGGCGACGTGCCCCAGCGCAAGCGCCTGTCCCTGCTCAAGCAATTCGAGACCGGCGAGCTGCCCATCCTGATCACCACCGACGTGGCCGCCCGCGGCCTGCACATCCCCGATGTCAGCCACGTCATCAACTACGACCTGCCCGAGGATCCGGAGGATTACGTCCACCGCATCGGGCGCACGGCCCGGGCCGGCGCCGAGGGCGATGCCATCAGCTTCGCCTGCGACACCTACGCCATGGCCCTGCCGGACATCGAGGCCTACATCGAGCAGCAGCTGCCCAAGGAAGTCCAGCACGATGAACTGCTGGTGGAGCTCAAGCCCCAGGCCGAGGTGAAGCGTCGCCCCGGCGGGCCGCGCAAGAAGGGCGGCGGCAAGGGCGGCCCGCGCGGGGGCCAGCGTGGCAGCAACCGCGGCGGTCGCGGTGGCGGTCGGCGACCGGGTGGCAACCGCTCCGGCGGCGGTGGCCGGCCCGGTGGCGGCAACCGGGGCGGTGGGGGCAATGAAGGCTGATTGCCCGCACAGCGCACTCTGGCAGGCCACCGACACCGTCCTGCTGGACATGGACGGCACCCTGCTGGATCTGGCCTTCGACAACCGCTTCTGGCTGGAGCGGGTTCCGGCCCGCTACGCCGAACTCCAGGGCCTGGCCTTCGATCAGGCCCTCGCCCAGCTCAAGGCCCGCATGGCCGCCGTCAGCGGCCAGTTGCAGTGGTACTGCCTGGATTACTGGAGCCAGACCCTGGGCTTTGACCTGGAGGCAATGAAGCGGGCCCACCAGCAGGAGATCCGCTACCTGCCCGGCGTGCGCGACTATCTTGGCCATCTCAAGCAAAGCGGCCGCCATGTGGCCATCGCCACCAATGCCCACCCGGACGTACTGCGCATCAAACTCGCCCAGACCGGTCTGGGCGAACTGGTGGACGCCACCCACAGCGCCCATGATCTGGGCGCCGCCAAGGAACAGGCCGCCTTCTGGCAGGCCCTGGAACGCCGCGTCGGCTTCCACCCCGAACGTACCCTGTTCGTGGACGACTCTCTCCCCGTCCTCGCCTCTGCCCGCGACCACGGCATCGCCCACCTGCGCGCCATCGCCCGCCCCGCCAGCGACCAGCCACCACGCCCCATCGACGATTTCCCCGCCGTCGAGGCGCTGCCGGATCTTGGTCCGGTGCCGCTGCGGGATTGACGGGTAAACATTGGAACCACCGAAGACGCCGAACACACCGAAGAAAGGCGCCTGTGCCGATGAAGGGCCCGGGTGCTTACCGGCTCGCTGTGGGAGCGGCGTCCGCCGCGACTGAGGCTTCGGTTACCCCCATCGCGGCGGACGCCGCTCCCACAGGGATGGGTGCCCCACCCAACACATTCTTAATTCCTCTTCGTGTCTTTCTGCCTTTCTTCGGTGTATTCGGCGTCTTCGGCGGTTCCAATGTTTTCAAAGGTGCTCCGAAAGAAACCGCTCCAGCCCGTCCATGTAATGCCGGCGGCTGTCCATGAAGGCGGTGTTGTGGCCTCCGCGCAGGATCAGCAGGTCCTTGGGGCCGGCGGCGGCTTCGTACACGGCCTCGCCATGGGAGAAGGGAATGATCTCGTCGTCGCGGCTGTGGATCACCAGGATGGGCACGTCCAGCTCGCGCACATGGGCTTCATTGTCGAAGTCCATGCGCGCCAGCCAGCGGGCCGGCAGGAAGGGATAGACGTCCTGGGCCATGCGCGGTACGGAGCGGAAGGGTGATTCCAGGATCAGGACCCCCGGACGATGTTCCAGGGCCAGTTCCGAAGCCACCGCCGAACCCAGTGAACGGCCGAACAGCACGATCCGCTCCGCCTCGATGCCACGTTCTTCCCACACATGCCGCCAGGCCGCCCGGGCGTCCTGGCGCAGCCCCGCTTCCGACGGCCGCCCCTCGCTCTGCCCGTAGCCGCGATAATCGATGATCAGCACGCTCAGATCGAGCGCGCGGAAAATGGCCAGGGATTCCAGGCGGTGGGAGATATTGCCGGCATTGCCATGGAAGAAGATCAGCGTGCCCCGGGCCGCCGGCTGCGGCAGCCACCAGCCGTGGATGCGGGTGCCATCCTCCGTCTCCAGGTTCACCGATTCGTATTCCCAGCCCCGGTCGGCGGGCGAGGCCTGCAGCTCGCGGGTGGGCATATTGGGCAGATACAGCAGACGATCCTGCATCAGCCAGACCACGGCCACGATGACGGTGTAGATGATGACGGCGTAAACCAGCAGTCTCAGCATGACAGCCCCGAACACGTTAAGATGGAAAGACACCCTGCAGGCGGGCCACCCCGGCTCCCCGGAGGTCAGCACCATGCCCTGGAAATTCCTGCTCCCCGCCTTGCTGGCCGGCCTGCTTTTCAGTGAAACCGCCCAGGCCAGCTTTCGCTGCGACGGCAGCATCGTCAAACGCGGCGACCGGGCCTTCGAGGTGCGCCAGCGCTGCGGCGAGCCGGATGCCCTGGTGCCGCTGCACACAGTGTATACGGTGCGTTACGGCCACGTGCCCACCCGCGAGGAGTGGCAGTACAACTTCGGCCCCCACCGCCTGATGCGCTTTCTGGTGTTCCAGAACGGGCGCCTGAGCCAGATCCGTACCGGCAGTCACGGCTTCCACGGCCAGCCCCGCCAATGCCGGCCCATCCATATCGAGCCGGGCATGTCGCAGATGGAGTTGATGGCCCGCTGCGGTGAGCCCATGGCCAGGGAGCTTCGCATCACCCAGAGCAGCTATCGCCTGGACCCGAAAGGACGTCATTACCGCCGCGGCCTGCCGGCCGAGGACTGGATTTACGACTTCGGCAGCAACCAGTTCATCCGCATCGTCACGCTGATCAACGGCCGGGTGGTGAATGTGGAACGCAGCTCCAGCCGTGGCGGCAGCAGCTGACGCTCAGAGGTTGGCCGCCAGGCGACGGCGGCGCCAGTTCCAGGCGGCCGCCAGCATCACCAGCATCAGACCCAGCCAGACCACCGGCCCCTGCAGGGGCTCGGGCAGCAGGGACACCGAACTCACCGCCGTGAAACCCAGCAGCAGATAACCCGGCGCCCACACACCGATGGAAAGCATGTTGGCGAAATAGAAGCGGCGCGGCGGCATGCGCACCATGCCGGCCACGGCGGGCATCAGGGGCCGCAGGGGCTTGGTGAAGCGGGCAAGAAAGAGGCTGCGGCTGCCGTAGCGGCGGAAGAACAGGCGACCACGGCTGATCAGGTCCGGGCGGCGGGAGAAAGGCCACAGACTGCTGATGCGATCCCGGTAATGGCGCCCGAACCAGTAATTCATGCTGGCCCCGATGAAGGCGCCACTGAGTGCCGCGATCAGCACCGGCAGGGGCTGCAGGGCCTCCACGGCAATCAGCCCGCCGGCCATGATGAGCAGCAGAACCGCCGGAATGAACCAGCCGATCAGAAGCAGGGATTCAAGCAGAAGCAGCAGGAAAATAACCAGAGACGCCAGGATGTAATGGGTGCGCATCCATTGCCCCAGTTCCGCAACCAGAAACTCCATCATGCCGGCCAGCCCTTCCTTTCCTGCGACCCGGCATTGTAATCTCTTTGTCACGTACGCGCACCCGCGCGACCGTTTACCCTGAAAGCTTGCTGGAAGGAGATGTCATGAAACTCCGTTATTCCCTTTATTTGCTGCCCGCCGTGGCCCTGGGCCTGGCGGCCTGCGAATCCGAACCCCCGGCCACGGACGAAGACATGGTCCCGGCCGAACGCACCGAGACCAACCCACAGGATCAGTGGTGGGACAACATGATGGCGCTGTGCGGCAACGCCTACGCCGGCGAAATGGTCCAGTACGACGAGGAAGCCGACCAGGGCTGGCTCAATGTCGACGTGATCATGCACGTGCGCGAGTGCAGCGAGAGCGAGATTCGCATTCCCCTGCACGTGGGCGAGAACCGCTCCCGCACCTGGATTCTGACCCGCAGCGACGACGCCATCACCCTCAAGCACGACCACCGCTACCCCGATGGCAGCGCCGAGGCCCTGCACATGTATGGCGGCACCACGGTGGATCAGGGCAGTGCCCATGTTCAGCAGTTCCCCGTCGGCGAGTTCTCCCAGGAACTGTTCCACGAGGAAGGCATTCCGGATTCCGCCCAGAACACCTGGCGCATGGAAGTCTATCCGGGTGATCGCTTCACCTACGGCCTGAGCCGTTTCAACCGCGAGTTCCAGGGCGACTTCGACCTGACGAACCCGGTGGATGCCCCGCCCCCGCCGTGGGTGGTGCAGCCGGAAGAAGAAGCCGACGATAACGGCTACTGACCCGGAAGGCGGGCCGCATCGGCGGCCCGCCCCCAATTGCCTCGACTGAGTCCCCTGCCATGAAACAGGCCGCACGACTGACCGCCCCCGCCCTGCTGCTCGTCTCGGCCCTGCTGGCCTGCGCCGGTGCCGACAACGACCCCGACAATGGTTCCGAGCAAAGGCAGCCACAAGCGGGGCTGGCCGTCATTGAACTCACGGTGGGCGGCCAGGACATCACCGCGGAATTGGCCGACACCCACGACAGCCGCCAGACCGGCCTGATGCACCGGGAAGCACTCCCGGAGCACCACGGCATGCTGTTCGTCTATCCCCGCGCCTTCCGCCTGTCCTTCTGGATGAAGAACACTCCCCTGCCCCTGGACATCGCCTTCATCGACCGCAGCGGCTTCATCGTCGATATCCAGTCCATGGAGCCCCACAGCACCCGCAGTCACCAGGCACCCGTTCCCATTCCCTATGCCCTGGAAATGAATCAGGGCTGGTTCGAAGCCAACGACGTCAGCGTCGGCGACCGCGTCACCGGCCTGCCCTCACCCCTGACAGCGGAATAGCTTTACGCGTGAATCGGAAGGTGGCCTCGATCGAAGCCGTGCCTGCCGTTGTGGGAGAGGCTTTAGCCTCGATCATTGCCATCCGAGGGCACCTATCGAGGCTAAAGCCTCTCCCACAGCAGCTGGTTGCTGCCGTTAGTGGATGCGGTGCCACCGCCGGCCCCTCCGACCAGCCCCCACTCAGCACTCAGCACTCAGCACTCAGAACTCAGAACTCACGCAGACACAAAAAAACCCCGCCAGCCGAAAGCTGACGGGGTCTTCAAACCCGCACAAATTCGCGAAGAATTACTTGATCTTCGCTTCCTTGTACATCACGTGCTTGCGAACCACCGGATCGTACTTCTTGAACTCAAGCTTGTTCGGGGTGTTCCGCTTGTTCTTGTAGGTGGTATAGAAGTGGCCGGTTTTGGCGCTGGATACCAATTTGATTTTTTCGCGCATGACCGCCTCCTCAGACCTTTTCGCCGCGGGCACGCAGGTCAGCGATGACCGCGTCGATGCCCTTCTTGTCGATGATACGCATGCCCTTGGTGGAGACCTTCAGGCGCACGAAGCGCTGCTCGCTCTCCAGCCAGAAACGGTGGGTATGCAGATTGGGCAGGAACCGACGGCGACGCTTGTTGTTAGCGTGGGAGACGGTGTTCCCGGTGGCCGGCCGCTTGCCCGTGACCTGGCAGACTCTGGACATTTTCGGTTCCTCTCGATTCGTTCCGTCCCGGCCCCGGCATGTCTCACCGGATCTCGGGTGTAGCTGGCGCGGGCCGGACCTGGCCGTCCCGACGCGGAAAAGCCGCACTTTATACCAGATACACCCCTGCCCCGCAAGCTTTGGGGGTGAATCTGCCCCGGCTCAGGCTACCTCTGTGGGAGAGGCTTTAGCCTCGACAGGTGCCCTCGGATGGCAATGATCGAGGCTGAAGCCTCTCCCACAACCCCGGCTTCGATCAACGCCCCCCTCGATTCACGTTTCACGATTCACGCAAATTCAAGCGTCCAGATCCGGAATCATCTGGCTGCGCAGGCGGGCAATGCAGTCCTTCAACTGAAGCTTGCGCTTCTTCAGGCGGCGCAGGCGCAGATGATCCACGCTCTGCGCGGTTTCCAGAGCCTGAATGGCGTCGTCCAGATCGCGGTGCTCTATCGTCAGTCCTTCGATGCGGGCCTTGAGGGCCTCGATCTCT
Protein-coding regions in this window:
- a CDS encoding DUF465 domain-containing protein produces the protein MLDDAEIEALKARIEGLTIEHRDLDDAIQALETAQSVDHLRLRRLKKRKLQLKDCIARLRSQMIPDLDA
- a CDS encoding DedA family protein, translated to MMEFLVAELGQWMRTHYILASLVIFLLLLLESLLLIGWFIPAVLLLIMAGGLIAVEALQPLPVLIAALSGAFIGASMNYWFGRHYRDRISSLWPFSRRPDLISRGRLFFRRYGSRSLFLARFTKPLRPLMPAVAGMVRMPPRRFYFANMLSIGVWAPGYLLLGFTAVSSVSLLPEPLQGPVVWLGLMLVMLAAAWNWRRRRLAANL
- the yrfG gene encoding GMP/IMP nucleotidase, whose protein sequence is MKADCPHSALWQATDTVLLDMDGTLLDLAFDNRFWLERVPARYAELQGLAFDQALAQLKARMAAVSGQLQWYCLDYWSQTLGFDLEAMKRAHQQEIRYLPGVRDYLGHLKQSGRHVAIATNAHPDVLRIKLAQTGLGELVDATHSAHDLGAAKEQAAFWQALERRVGFHPERTLFVDDSLPVLASARDHGIAHLRAIARPASDQPPRPIDDFPAVEALPDLGPVPLRD
- a CDS encoding DUF2845 domain-containing protein, encoding MTAPNTLRWKDTLQAGHPGSPEVSTMPWKFLLPALLAGLLFSETAQASFRCDGSIVKRGDRAFEVRQRCGEPDALVPLHTVYTVRYGHVPTREEWQYNFGPHRLMRFLVFQNGRLSQIRTGSHGFHGQPRQCRPIHIEPGMSQMELMARCGEPMARELRITQSSYRLDPKGRHYRRGLPAEDWIYDFGSNQFIRIVTLINGRVVNVERSSSRGGSS
- the rhlB gene encoding ATP-dependent RNA helicase RhlB encodes the protein METHLSDTRFDSLELAEPLRQALNEAGYTHCTPIQEKTLPLALQGRDVAGQAQTGTGKTAAFLLALFHRLLTRPAAEDRRPNQPRALVLAPTRELAVQIHKDAEQLGKHTGLKLGLVYGGAGYEQQRQQLEDGVDVLIGTPGRLIDYFKQRVFDLRAAQVAVLDEADRMFDMGFIKDIRFILRKLPHPEKRLNMLFSATLSYRVMELAYEHMNNPESVKVDADQVTADRVRQMVYMPASEEKVRLLVGLLRRIDPSRTMIFVNMKRTAEELVAWLKGNDYQAEVLSGDVPQRKRLSLLKQFETGELPILITTDVAARGLHIPDVSHVINYDLPEDPEDYVHRIGRTARAGAEGDAISFACDTYAMALPDIEAYIEQQLPKEVQHDELLVELKPQAEVKRRPGGPRKKGGGKGGPRGGQRGSNRGGRGGGRRPGGNRSGGGGRPGGGNRGGGGNEG
- the rpmB gene encoding 50S ribosomal protein L28; the protein is MSRVCQVTGKRPATGNTVSHANNKRRRRFLPNLHTHRFWLESEQRFVRLKVSTKGMRIIDKKGIDAVIADLRARGEKV
- the rpmG gene encoding 50S ribosomal protein L33; this translates as MREKIKLVSSAKTGHFYTTYKNKRNTPNKLEFKKYDPVVRKHVMYKEAKIK
- a CDS encoding alpha/beta hydrolase, encoding MLRLLVYAVIIYTVIVAVVWLMQDRLLYLPNMPTRELQASPADRGWEYESVNLETEDGTRIHGWWLPQPAARGTLIFFHGNAGNISHRLESLAIFRALDLSVLIIDYRGYGQSEGRPSEAGLRQDARAAWRHVWEERGIEAERIVLFGRSLGSAVASELALEHRPGVLILESPFRSVPRMAQDVYPFLPARWLARMDFDNEAHVRELDVPILVIHSRDDEIIPFSHGEAVYEAAAGPKDLLILRGGHNTAFMDSRRHYMDGLERFLSEHL
- the trxA gene encoding thioredoxin TrxA, with translation MSNDIVYTSDDSFQDDVLESDLPVLVDYWAEWCGPCKMIAPVLDELAGEYSGKLKIVKLNIDENPKTPPKYGIRGIPTLMLFKNGSVEAQKVGAMSKSQLTAFIDTNL
- a CDS encoding DUF192 domain-containing protein; translation: MKQAARLTAPALLLVSALLACAGADNDPDNGSEQRQPQAGLAVIELTVGGQDITAELADTHDSRQTGLMHREALPEHHGMLFVYPRAFRLSFWMKNTPLPLDIAFIDRSGFIVDIQSMEPHSTRSHQAPVPIPYALEMNQGWFEANDVSVGDRVTGLPSPLTAE